One window of the Magnolia sinica isolate HGM2019 chromosome 19, MsV1, whole genome shotgun sequence genome contains the following:
- the LOC131234434 gene encoding sec1 family domain-containing protein MIP3 isoform X1: MESSVDVIRSCLDSIHQISDEVSDATVYLDAGCSEAFQFLGALPLLLELGVRAVCSLENMSPLDVVVDWNSTSMDPTKKMVVITSRLLSDAHRYILRCLSAHQTVLCCTIFTSISEIAHSAYVDSPLGPDAFREYESLLLQDYEEIVRKSNTKDHISPPVNEFRESPGSKCEERLVVEDEGWLPLASNEEDVPSPVATSTGRDLDEVSSMSFTQDGWPKLVVSVHHFPMILCPLSPRVFVLPSEGTIAESCFSNDHEDCLSPGLPPINTGVSSDGEDIPPGAIQTAHFLYHLVTKMDLKMEIFSLGDLSKSVGKILTDMSSLYDVGRRNKRSAGLLLIDRTLDLMTPCCHGDSLIDRMLSSLPRRERMTSAAHTKGPQLQNKHASVSLQRAPLDVQIPLGRIFSEEPATGGIRLLESIAAVASGWASSDPQSQPIDSVYQNMKHSEIDLLNGSFVSTDNFQGAHYLEAILDRKTRDAALLVRKWLQETLRREKIPLNMKIRPGVATAPELHAMVKLLASNQASFVRNKGIIQLAVAAEIALSEPHRSRWDTFISAERILSVSAGDSQNLSGQIRDLIHKSMLAGPHERGLLSFRDVLILAVVGYMLAGGSFSTSGSGGPFSWEEEHSLKEAIVDAVLENPAAARFQFLHGLEEELEANLKKLKSEEPKEAFSGKSTPVDFDDQWGSWDDEDTDQSSEQVYSDMQLRLELRDRVDHIFKMFHKLSGLKRRNPSFKEGLLAFESNSGSDSYTSRGLLYKLLTMVLGNYDIPGLEYHSSVVGRFFKSGFGRFGLGQAKPKLGEQNVLLVFVVGGINGLEVREAWEAASESGRPDVELILGGTTLLTPDDMFDLLLGSSSYF, translated from the exons ATGGAGTCCTCGGTTGATGTAATAAGATCTTGCTTGgattccattcatcag ATATCAGACGAGGTTTCAGATGCTACTGTGTATCTAGATGCTGGTTGTTCAGAGGCCTTCCAATTTCTTGGTGCGTTGCCACTGTTGTTGGAACTTGGAGTGCGTGCTGTTTGCAGCTTGGAGAACATGTCTCCACTTGATGTT GTGGTTGATTGGAACTCAACCTCGATGGATCCCACAAAGAAGATGGTAGTCATCACATCACGCCTTCTAAGCGATGCACATCGGTATATTCTACGTTGCCTGAGCGCGCATCAAACTGTTCTTTGTTGCACTATATTTACATCTATCTCAGAG ATAGCGCACTCTGCATATGTTGATTCACCTCTAGGACCGGATGCTTTTCGAGAATATGAATCATTACTCCTCCAAGATTATGAAGAGATTGTTAGGAAGTCCAATACGAAGGACCATATTTCACCACCGGTTAATGAGTTCAGAGAGTCTCCAGGAAGCAAATGTGAGGAAAGATTGGTTGTGGAAGATGAGGGTTGGTTGCCTTTGGCTTCAAATGAAGAGGATGTCCCTAGTCCCGTAGCTACCTCTACTGGAAGAGATCTAGATGAAGTGAGCTCAATGAGTTTTACACAAGATGGATGGCCAAAATTGGTCGTGTCCGTGCATCATTTTCCAATGATTTTGTGCCCTCTCTCACCAAGGGTCTTTGTCCTACCTTCTGAAGGAACCATTGCCGAATCATGCTTCTCGAATGACCATGAAGATTGTCTTAGTCCTGGACTGCCTCCTATAAATACAGGAGTATCTTCTGATGGTGAGGATATTCCTCCTGGAGCCATTCAAACGGCACATTTTCTTTACCATCTGGTGACCAAG ATGGATCTCAAGATGGAAATATTTTCTCTTGGTGATCTGTCAAAATCAGTCGGCAAGATTTTGACAGACATGTCAAGCCTTTATGATGTAGGTCGGCGTAACAAAAGATCAGCTGGCCTATTGCTCATCGACCGGACACTTGATCTCATGACACCATGCTGCCACGGGGACTCACTCATTGATAGGATGTTATCATCTCTACCCCGCAGGGAAAGAATGACCTCTGCCGCACACACAAAGGGCCCACAACTCCAGAACAAACATGCTTCTGTTAGTTTACAGCGGGCACCACTCGATGTTCAAATCCCACTTGGGAGAATTTTCAGTGAAGAACCTGCAACTGGTGGGATTCGGCTGTTAGAAAGCATTGCAGCTGTTGCATCAGGTTGGGCTTCTAGTGATCCCCAATCTCAACCCATCGATTCAGTTTATCAAAACATGAAGCACTCTGAGATTGATTTGCTAAATGGCTCGTTTGTATCCACTGATAACTTTCAGGGAGCACACTACTTGGAAGCAATACTTGATAGAAAGACAAGAGATGCAGCCTTACTTGTTAGGAAATGGCTTCAAGAAACTCTACGCAGAGAGAAAATACCTCTGAACATGAAAATTCGCCCTGGTGTTGCTACTGCACCAGAGCTTCATGCCATGGTTAAACTGCTGGCTTCAAACCAGGCATCTTTTGTAAGAAACAAAGGGATTATTCAGCTAGCGGTAGCTGCTGAAATAGCACTGAGCGAACCTCACCGTTCACGGTGGGACACATTCATCAGTGCGGAAAGGATATTGAGTGTAAGTGCTGGAGACAGCCAGAATCTTTCGGGCCAAATCCGGGATCTCATACATAAAAGCATGTTGGCAGGACCCCATGAGCGCGGACTTCTTTCCTTCCGAGATGTGCTTATTCTTGCAGTTGTTGGATATATGCTGGCTGGTGGAAGTTTCTCGACATCTGGGTCTGGCGGGCCGTTCTCTTGGGAAGAGGAGCATTCACTGAAGGAAGCAATTGTGGATGCAGTCCTTGAAAATCCGGCAGCTGCAAGATTTCAGTTCCTTCATGGCCTAGAGGAAGAACTTGAAGCCAATCTCAAAAAGTTGAAGTCTGAGGAGCCCAAGGAAGCTTTCTCTGGTAAATCCACGCCTGTTGATTTTGATGATCAGTGGGGCAGTTGGGATGATGAAGATACAGATCAGAGTAGCGAACAGGTATATAGTGACATGCAGTTAAGATTGGAGTTGCGGGATCGGGTAGACCACATTTTCAAGATGTTTCACAAATTATCAGGCTTGAAGCGGAGGAACCCAAGTTTCAAAGAAGGGCTCTTGGCTTTTGAAAGTAACTCCGGAAGCGATAGTTATACAAGCAGAGGGCTGCTTTATAAGCTTCTGACCATGGTGTTGGGGAACTATGATATTCCTGGACTGGAGTACCATTCTTCTGTTGTGGGGCGGTTTTTCAAAAGCGGATTTGGAAGATTTGGCCTTGGACAG GCAAAACCAAAGTTGGGTGAACAGAACGTTCTTCTTGTTTTTGTTGTGGGAGGCATCAATGGTCTCGAG GTCCGTGAAGCTTGGGAGGCGGCATCAGAAAGTGGTAGACCAGATGTCGAGTTGATTCTTGGCGGTACGACTCTTCTAACTCCTGATGACATGTTTGATTTGTTGTTAGGGTCTTCTAGCTACTTCTAA
- the LOC131234434 gene encoding sec1 family domain-containing protein MIP3 isoform X4 — MESSVDVIRSCLDSIHQISDEVSDATVYLDAGCSEAFQFLGALPLLLELGVRAVCSLENMSPLDVVVDWNSTSMDPTKKMVVITSRLLSDAHRYILRCLSAHQTVLCCTIFTSISEIAHSAYVDSPLGPDAFREYESLLLQDYEEIVRKSNTKDHISPPVNEFRESPGSKCEERLVVEDEGWLPLASNEEDVPSPVATSTGRDLDEVSSMSFTQDGWPKLVVSVHHFPMILCPLSPRVFVLPSEGTIAESCFSNDHEDCLSPGLPPINTGVSSDGEDIPPGAIQTAHFLYHLVTKMDLKMEIFSLGDLSKSVGKILTDMSSLYDVGRRNKRSAGLLLIDRTLDLMTPCCHGDSLIDRMLSSLPRRERMTSAAHTKGPQLQNKHASVSLQRAPLDVQIPLGRIFSEEPATGGIRLLESIAAVASGWASSDPQSQPIDSVYQNMKHSEIDLLNGSFVSTDNFQGAHYLEAILDRKTRDAALLVRKWLQETLRREKIPLNMKIRPGVATAPELHAMVKLLASNQASFVRNKGIIQLAVAAEIALSEPHRSRWDTFISAERILSVSAGDSQNLSGQIRDLIHKSMLAGPHERGLLSFRDVLILAVVGYMLAGGSFSTSGSGGPFSWEEEHSLKEAIVDAVLENPAAARFQFLHGLEEELEANLKKLKSEEPKEAFSGKSTPVDFDDQWGSWDDEDTDQSSEQA; from the exons ATGGAGTCCTCGGTTGATGTAATAAGATCTTGCTTGgattccattcatcag ATATCAGACGAGGTTTCAGATGCTACTGTGTATCTAGATGCTGGTTGTTCAGAGGCCTTCCAATTTCTTGGTGCGTTGCCACTGTTGTTGGAACTTGGAGTGCGTGCTGTTTGCAGCTTGGAGAACATGTCTCCACTTGATGTT GTGGTTGATTGGAACTCAACCTCGATGGATCCCACAAAGAAGATGGTAGTCATCACATCACGCCTTCTAAGCGATGCACATCGGTATATTCTACGTTGCCTGAGCGCGCATCAAACTGTTCTTTGTTGCACTATATTTACATCTATCTCAGAG ATAGCGCACTCTGCATATGTTGATTCACCTCTAGGACCGGATGCTTTTCGAGAATATGAATCATTACTCCTCCAAGATTATGAAGAGATTGTTAGGAAGTCCAATACGAAGGACCATATTTCACCACCGGTTAATGAGTTCAGAGAGTCTCCAGGAAGCAAATGTGAGGAAAGATTGGTTGTGGAAGATGAGGGTTGGTTGCCTTTGGCTTCAAATGAAGAGGATGTCCCTAGTCCCGTAGCTACCTCTACTGGAAGAGATCTAGATGAAGTGAGCTCAATGAGTTTTACACAAGATGGATGGCCAAAATTGGTCGTGTCCGTGCATCATTTTCCAATGATTTTGTGCCCTCTCTCACCAAGGGTCTTTGTCCTACCTTCTGAAGGAACCATTGCCGAATCATGCTTCTCGAATGACCATGAAGATTGTCTTAGTCCTGGACTGCCTCCTATAAATACAGGAGTATCTTCTGATGGTGAGGATATTCCTCCTGGAGCCATTCAAACGGCACATTTTCTTTACCATCTGGTGACCAAG ATGGATCTCAAGATGGAAATATTTTCTCTTGGTGATCTGTCAAAATCAGTCGGCAAGATTTTGACAGACATGTCAAGCCTTTATGATGTAGGTCGGCGTAACAAAAGATCAGCTGGCCTATTGCTCATCGACCGGACACTTGATCTCATGACACCATGCTGCCACGGGGACTCACTCATTGATAGGATGTTATCATCTCTACCCCGCAGGGAAAGAATGACCTCTGCCGCACACACAAAGGGCCCACAACTCCAGAACAAACATGCTTCTGTTAGTTTACAGCGGGCACCACTCGATGTTCAAATCCCACTTGGGAGAATTTTCAGTGAAGAACCTGCAACTGGTGGGATTCGGCTGTTAGAAAGCATTGCAGCTGTTGCATCAGGTTGGGCTTCTAGTGATCCCCAATCTCAACCCATCGATTCAGTTTATCAAAACATGAAGCACTCTGAGATTGATTTGCTAAATGGCTCGTTTGTATCCACTGATAACTTTCAGGGAGCACACTACTTGGAAGCAATACTTGATAGAAAGACAAGAGATGCAGCCTTACTTGTTAGGAAATGGCTTCAAGAAACTCTACGCAGAGAGAAAATACCTCTGAACATGAAAATTCGCCCTGGTGTTGCTACTGCACCAGAGCTTCATGCCATGGTTAAACTGCTGGCTTCAAACCAGGCATCTTTTGTAAGAAACAAAGGGATTATTCAGCTAGCGGTAGCTGCTGAAATAGCACTGAGCGAACCTCACCGTTCACGGTGGGACACATTCATCAGTGCGGAAAGGATATTGAGTGTAAGTGCTGGAGACAGCCAGAATCTTTCGGGCCAAATCCGGGATCTCATACATAAAAGCATGTTGGCAGGACCCCATGAGCGCGGACTTCTTTCCTTCCGAGATGTGCTTATTCTTGCAGTTGTTGGATATATGCTGGCTGGTGGAAGTTTCTCGACATCTGGGTCTGGCGGGCCGTTCTCTTGGGAAGAGGAGCATTCACTGAAGGAAGCAATTGTGGATGCAGTCCTTGAAAATCCGGCAGCTGCAAGATTTCAGTTCCTTCATGGCCTAGAGGAAGAACTTGAAGCCAATCTCAAAAAGTTGAAGTCTGAGGAGCCCAAGGAAGCTTTCTCTGGTAAATCCACGCCTGTTGATTTTGATGATCAGTGGGGCAGTTGGGATGATGAAGATACAGATCAGAGTAGCGAACAG GCTTGA
- the LOC131234434 gene encoding sec1 family domain-containing protein MIP3 isoform X2, which translates to MSPLDVVVDWNSTSMDPTKKMVVITSRLLSDAHRYILRCLSAHQTVLCCTIFTSISEIAHSAYVDSPLGPDAFREYESLLLQDYEEIVRKSNTKDHISPPVNEFRESPGSKCEERLVVEDEGWLPLASNEEDVPSPVATSTGRDLDEVSSMSFTQDGWPKLVVSVHHFPMILCPLSPRVFVLPSEGTIAESCFSNDHEDCLSPGLPPINTGVSSDGEDIPPGAIQTAHFLYHLVTKMDLKMEIFSLGDLSKSVGKILTDMSSLYDVGRRNKRSAGLLLIDRTLDLMTPCCHGDSLIDRMLSSLPRRERMTSAAHTKGPQLQNKHASVSLQRAPLDVQIPLGRIFSEEPATGGIRLLESIAAVASGWASSDPQSQPIDSVYQNMKHSEIDLLNGSFVSTDNFQGAHYLEAILDRKTRDAALLVRKWLQETLRREKIPLNMKIRPGVATAPELHAMVKLLASNQASFVRNKGIIQLAVAAEIALSEPHRSRWDTFISAERILSVSAGDSQNLSGQIRDLIHKSMLAGPHERGLLSFRDVLILAVVGYMLAGGSFSTSGSGGPFSWEEEHSLKEAIVDAVLENPAAARFQFLHGLEEELEANLKKLKSEEPKEAFSGKSTPVDFDDQWGSWDDEDTDQSSEQVYSDMQLRLELRDRVDHIFKMFHKLSGLKRRNPSFKEGLLAFESNSGSDSYTSRGLLYKLLTMVLGNYDIPGLEYHSSVVGRFFKSGFGRFGLGQAKPKLGEQNVLLVFVVGGINGLEVREAWEAASESGRPDVELILGGTTLLTPDDMFDLLLGSSSYF; encoded by the exons ATGTCTCCACTTGATGTT GTGGTTGATTGGAACTCAACCTCGATGGATCCCACAAAGAAGATGGTAGTCATCACATCACGCCTTCTAAGCGATGCACATCGGTATATTCTACGTTGCCTGAGCGCGCATCAAACTGTTCTTTGTTGCACTATATTTACATCTATCTCAGAG ATAGCGCACTCTGCATATGTTGATTCACCTCTAGGACCGGATGCTTTTCGAGAATATGAATCATTACTCCTCCAAGATTATGAAGAGATTGTTAGGAAGTCCAATACGAAGGACCATATTTCACCACCGGTTAATGAGTTCAGAGAGTCTCCAGGAAGCAAATGTGAGGAAAGATTGGTTGTGGAAGATGAGGGTTGGTTGCCTTTGGCTTCAAATGAAGAGGATGTCCCTAGTCCCGTAGCTACCTCTACTGGAAGAGATCTAGATGAAGTGAGCTCAATGAGTTTTACACAAGATGGATGGCCAAAATTGGTCGTGTCCGTGCATCATTTTCCAATGATTTTGTGCCCTCTCTCACCAAGGGTCTTTGTCCTACCTTCTGAAGGAACCATTGCCGAATCATGCTTCTCGAATGACCATGAAGATTGTCTTAGTCCTGGACTGCCTCCTATAAATACAGGAGTATCTTCTGATGGTGAGGATATTCCTCCTGGAGCCATTCAAACGGCACATTTTCTTTACCATCTGGTGACCAAG ATGGATCTCAAGATGGAAATATTTTCTCTTGGTGATCTGTCAAAATCAGTCGGCAAGATTTTGACAGACATGTCAAGCCTTTATGATGTAGGTCGGCGTAACAAAAGATCAGCTGGCCTATTGCTCATCGACCGGACACTTGATCTCATGACACCATGCTGCCACGGGGACTCACTCATTGATAGGATGTTATCATCTCTACCCCGCAGGGAAAGAATGACCTCTGCCGCACACACAAAGGGCCCACAACTCCAGAACAAACATGCTTCTGTTAGTTTACAGCGGGCACCACTCGATGTTCAAATCCCACTTGGGAGAATTTTCAGTGAAGAACCTGCAACTGGTGGGATTCGGCTGTTAGAAAGCATTGCAGCTGTTGCATCAGGTTGGGCTTCTAGTGATCCCCAATCTCAACCCATCGATTCAGTTTATCAAAACATGAAGCACTCTGAGATTGATTTGCTAAATGGCTCGTTTGTATCCACTGATAACTTTCAGGGAGCACACTACTTGGAAGCAATACTTGATAGAAAGACAAGAGATGCAGCCTTACTTGTTAGGAAATGGCTTCAAGAAACTCTACGCAGAGAGAAAATACCTCTGAACATGAAAATTCGCCCTGGTGTTGCTACTGCACCAGAGCTTCATGCCATGGTTAAACTGCTGGCTTCAAACCAGGCATCTTTTGTAAGAAACAAAGGGATTATTCAGCTAGCGGTAGCTGCTGAAATAGCACTGAGCGAACCTCACCGTTCACGGTGGGACACATTCATCAGTGCGGAAAGGATATTGAGTGTAAGTGCTGGAGACAGCCAGAATCTTTCGGGCCAAATCCGGGATCTCATACATAAAAGCATGTTGGCAGGACCCCATGAGCGCGGACTTCTTTCCTTCCGAGATGTGCTTATTCTTGCAGTTGTTGGATATATGCTGGCTGGTGGAAGTTTCTCGACATCTGGGTCTGGCGGGCCGTTCTCTTGGGAAGAGGAGCATTCACTGAAGGAAGCAATTGTGGATGCAGTCCTTGAAAATCCGGCAGCTGCAAGATTTCAGTTCCTTCATGGCCTAGAGGAAGAACTTGAAGCCAATCTCAAAAAGTTGAAGTCTGAGGAGCCCAAGGAAGCTTTCTCTGGTAAATCCACGCCTGTTGATTTTGATGATCAGTGGGGCAGTTGGGATGATGAAGATACAGATCAGAGTAGCGAACAGGTATATAGTGACATGCAGTTAAGATTGGAGTTGCGGGATCGGGTAGACCACATTTTCAAGATGTTTCACAAATTATCAGGCTTGAAGCGGAGGAACCCAAGTTTCAAAGAAGGGCTCTTGGCTTTTGAAAGTAACTCCGGAAGCGATAGTTATACAAGCAGAGGGCTGCTTTATAAGCTTCTGACCATGGTGTTGGGGAACTATGATATTCCTGGACTGGAGTACCATTCTTCTGTTGTGGGGCGGTTTTTCAAAAGCGGATTTGGAAGATTTGGCCTTGGACAG GCAAAACCAAAGTTGGGTGAACAGAACGTTCTTCTTGTTTTTGTTGTGGGAGGCATCAATGGTCTCGAG GTCCGTGAAGCTTGGGAGGCGGCATCAGAAAGTGGTAGACCAGATGTCGAGTTGATTCTTGGCGGTACGACTCTTCTAACTCCTGATGACATGTTTGATTTGTTGTTAGGGTCTTCTAGCTACTTCTAA
- the LOC131234434 gene encoding sec1 family domain-containing protein MIP3 isoform X3 has protein sequence MIAHSAYVDSPLGPDAFREYESLLLQDYEEIVRKSNTKDHISPPVNEFRESPGSKCEERLVVEDEGWLPLASNEEDVPSPVATSTGRDLDEVSSMSFTQDGWPKLVVSVHHFPMILCPLSPRVFVLPSEGTIAESCFSNDHEDCLSPGLPPINTGVSSDGEDIPPGAIQTAHFLYHLVTKMDLKMEIFSLGDLSKSVGKILTDMSSLYDVGRRNKRSAGLLLIDRTLDLMTPCCHGDSLIDRMLSSLPRRERMTSAAHTKGPQLQNKHASVSLQRAPLDVQIPLGRIFSEEPATGGIRLLESIAAVASGWASSDPQSQPIDSVYQNMKHSEIDLLNGSFVSTDNFQGAHYLEAILDRKTRDAALLVRKWLQETLRREKIPLNMKIRPGVATAPELHAMVKLLASNQASFVRNKGIIQLAVAAEIALSEPHRSRWDTFISAERILSVSAGDSQNLSGQIRDLIHKSMLAGPHERGLLSFRDVLILAVVGYMLAGGSFSTSGSGGPFSWEEEHSLKEAIVDAVLENPAAARFQFLHGLEEELEANLKKLKSEEPKEAFSGKSTPVDFDDQWGSWDDEDTDQSSEQVYSDMQLRLELRDRVDHIFKMFHKLSGLKRRNPSFKEGLLAFESNSGSDSYTSRGLLYKLLTMVLGNYDIPGLEYHSSVVGRFFKSGFGRFGLGQAKPKLGEQNVLLVFVVGGINGLEVREAWEAASESGRPDVELILGGTTLLTPDDMFDLLLGSSSYF, from the exons ATG ATAGCGCACTCTGCATATGTTGATTCACCTCTAGGACCGGATGCTTTTCGAGAATATGAATCATTACTCCTCCAAGATTATGAAGAGATTGTTAGGAAGTCCAATACGAAGGACCATATTTCACCACCGGTTAATGAGTTCAGAGAGTCTCCAGGAAGCAAATGTGAGGAAAGATTGGTTGTGGAAGATGAGGGTTGGTTGCCTTTGGCTTCAAATGAAGAGGATGTCCCTAGTCCCGTAGCTACCTCTACTGGAAGAGATCTAGATGAAGTGAGCTCAATGAGTTTTACACAAGATGGATGGCCAAAATTGGTCGTGTCCGTGCATCATTTTCCAATGATTTTGTGCCCTCTCTCACCAAGGGTCTTTGTCCTACCTTCTGAAGGAACCATTGCCGAATCATGCTTCTCGAATGACCATGAAGATTGTCTTAGTCCTGGACTGCCTCCTATAAATACAGGAGTATCTTCTGATGGTGAGGATATTCCTCCTGGAGCCATTCAAACGGCACATTTTCTTTACCATCTGGTGACCAAG ATGGATCTCAAGATGGAAATATTTTCTCTTGGTGATCTGTCAAAATCAGTCGGCAAGATTTTGACAGACATGTCAAGCCTTTATGATGTAGGTCGGCGTAACAAAAGATCAGCTGGCCTATTGCTCATCGACCGGACACTTGATCTCATGACACCATGCTGCCACGGGGACTCACTCATTGATAGGATGTTATCATCTCTACCCCGCAGGGAAAGAATGACCTCTGCCGCACACACAAAGGGCCCACAACTCCAGAACAAACATGCTTCTGTTAGTTTACAGCGGGCACCACTCGATGTTCAAATCCCACTTGGGAGAATTTTCAGTGAAGAACCTGCAACTGGTGGGATTCGGCTGTTAGAAAGCATTGCAGCTGTTGCATCAGGTTGGGCTTCTAGTGATCCCCAATCTCAACCCATCGATTCAGTTTATCAAAACATGAAGCACTCTGAGATTGATTTGCTAAATGGCTCGTTTGTATCCACTGATAACTTTCAGGGAGCACACTACTTGGAAGCAATACTTGATAGAAAGACAAGAGATGCAGCCTTACTTGTTAGGAAATGGCTTCAAGAAACTCTACGCAGAGAGAAAATACCTCTGAACATGAAAATTCGCCCTGGTGTTGCTACTGCACCAGAGCTTCATGCCATGGTTAAACTGCTGGCTTCAAACCAGGCATCTTTTGTAAGAAACAAAGGGATTATTCAGCTAGCGGTAGCTGCTGAAATAGCACTGAGCGAACCTCACCGTTCACGGTGGGACACATTCATCAGTGCGGAAAGGATATTGAGTGTAAGTGCTGGAGACAGCCAGAATCTTTCGGGCCAAATCCGGGATCTCATACATAAAAGCATGTTGGCAGGACCCCATGAGCGCGGACTTCTTTCCTTCCGAGATGTGCTTATTCTTGCAGTTGTTGGATATATGCTGGCTGGTGGAAGTTTCTCGACATCTGGGTCTGGCGGGCCGTTCTCTTGGGAAGAGGAGCATTCACTGAAGGAAGCAATTGTGGATGCAGTCCTTGAAAATCCGGCAGCTGCAAGATTTCAGTTCCTTCATGGCCTAGAGGAAGAACTTGAAGCCAATCTCAAAAAGTTGAAGTCTGAGGAGCCCAAGGAAGCTTTCTCTGGTAAATCCACGCCTGTTGATTTTGATGATCAGTGGGGCAGTTGGGATGATGAAGATACAGATCAGAGTAGCGAACAGGTATATAGTGACATGCAGTTAAGATTGGAGTTGCGGGATCGGGTAGACCACATTTTCAAGATGTTTCACAAATTATCAGGCTTGAAGCGGAGGAACCCAAGTTTCAAAGAAGGGCTCTTGGCTTTTGAAAGTAACTCCGGAAGCGATAGTTATACAAGCAGAGGGCTGCTTTATAAGCTTCTGACCATGGTGTTGGGGAACTATGATATTCCTGGACTGGAGTACCATTCTTCTGTTGTGGGGCGGTTTTTCAAAAGCGGATTTGGAAGATTTGGCCTTGGACAG GCAAAACCAAAGTTGGGTGAACAGAACGTTCTTCTTGTTTTTGTTGTGGGAGGCATCAATGGTCTCGAG GTCCGTGAAGCTTGGGAGGCGGCATCAGAAAGTGGTAGACCAGATGTCGAGTTGATTCTTGGCGGTACGACTCTTCTAACTCCTGATGACATGTTTGATTTGTTGTTAGGGTCTTCTAGCTACTTCTAA
- the LOC131235536 gene encoding glycosyltransferase BC10, with product MENQLQQQQQRPHPSIARLFNSHLQLLNLLFYFLIFGFGLTLGITASFYLKNLSFNLLTAQFSYLPPPPPPSPSPSPSSTSHRPHGFRNVGRIGLKEYVQPHSLMHDMSDPELLWRASMVPRRDGKAPYRRVPKVAFMFLTRGPLSLAPLWEKFFKGNDGLYSIYVHSHPSFNGTVPEESIFHGRRIPSKVVQWGNLNMLEAERRLLANALLDFSNERFILLSESCIPLFNFSTVYSYLTNSTKTFVEAYDDPGPTGRGRYSNRMRPRVKLDQWRKGSQWFEMDRSLAVEIVSDRRYFPVFGRYCKPSCYVDEHYIPTFVSVRFWWRNSNRSLTWVDWSKGGPHPARFGRREVTIDLLERLRGGAQCKYNGRSTRVCFLFARKFLPNALDRLMRFAPKVMGIH from the exons ATGGAGAATCAActacagcagcaacaacaacgtCCACACCCTTCCATTGCCAGGCTCTTCAACTCCCATTTACAGCTTCTAAACCTTCTCTTTTATTTCCTCATCTTTGGCTTTGGTTTGACCCTTGGTATCACAGCTAGTTTCTATCTCAAAAACCTCTCCTTCAATCTACTAACTGCCCAATTCTCATAtttaccaccaccaccaccaccatcaccatcaccatcaccatcatccacatcacataggccacatgGGTTCCGCAATGTTGGTCGCATTGGACTCAAGGAGTATGTGCAGCCACATTCTCTCATGCATGATATGTCCGACCCGGAGTTGCTATGGAGAGCGTCAATGGTCCCGCGGCGGGACGGCAAAGCCCCGTACAGACGGGTTCCTAAGGTGGCCTTCATGTTCTTGACTAGGGGTCCATTGAGTTTGGCCCCACTGTGGGAGAAGTTCTTCAAAGGGAATGACGGGCTGTACTCTATCTACGTCCACTCACATCCATCGTTCAATGGAACGGTGCCTGAAGAATCCATTTTCCATGGAAGAAGAATCCCAAGTAAG GTGGTGCAATGGGGAAACCTTAACATGCTTGAAGCTGAACGTCGTCTCTTAGCCAATGCTCTACTAGACTTCTCCAACGAACGTTTCATCCTCCTCTCTGAGTCATGCATTCCCCTCTTCAACTTCTCGACAGTCTACTCCTACCTCACTAACTCCACCAAGACCTTTGTCGAGGCCTACGATGATCCGGGCCCCACCGGCCGCGGTCGATATAGCAACCGCATGAGGCCACGTGTCAAGCTTGATCAATGGCGGAAGGGCTCGCAGTGGTTTGAGATGGACCGCAGCCTAGCGGTCGAGATCGTCTCCGACCGCCGGTACTTTCCAGTCTTCGGGAGGTACTGTAAGCCCTCATGCTATGTGGATGAGCACTACATACCAACGTTTGTGAGTGTGAGGTTCTGGTGGAGGAACTCAAACAGAAGTTTGACTTGGGTTGACTGGTcaaagggtgggccccacccagctaGGTTTGGGAGGAGGGAGGTGACCATTGATCTTTTGGAGAGGTTGAGGGGTGGGGCCCAGTGCAAGTACAATGGGAGGAGCACTAGGGTTTGCTTCTTGTTTGCAAGGAAGTTCTTGCCCAATGCATTGGACCGGTTGATGAGGTTTGCACCAAAAGTTATGGGCATCCATTGA